The proteins below are encoded in one region of Equus caballus isolate H_3958 breed thoroughbred chromosome 16, TB-T2T, whole genome shotgun sequence:
- the CNBP gene encoding CCHC-type zinc finger nucleic acid binding protein isoform X1, with amino-acid sequence MSSNECFKCGRSGHWARECPTGGGRGRGMRSRGRGGFTSDRGFQFVSSSLPDICYRCGESGHLAKDCDLQEDEACYNCGRGGHIAKDCKEPKREREQCCYNCGKPGHLARDCDHADEQKCYSCGEFGHIQKDCTKVKCYRCGETGHVAINCSKTSEVNCYRCGESGHLARECTIEATA; translated from the exons ATGAGCAGCAATGAGTGCTTCAAGTGTGGACGATCTGGCCACTGGGCCCGGGAATGCCCTACTGGCGGAGGCCGTGGTCGTGGAATGAGAAGCCGTGGCAGAGGTGGTTTTACCTCGGATAGAG GTTTCCagtttgtttcctcatctcttccaGACATCTGTTATCGCTGTGGTGAGTCTGGTCATCTTGCCAAGGATTGTGATCTTCAGGAGGA TGAAGCCTGCTATAACTGCGGTAGAGGTGGCCACATTGCCAAGGACTGCAAGGAGCCGAAGAGAGAGCGAGAGCAATGCTGCTACAACTGTGGCAAACCAGGCCATCTGGCTCGTGACTGTGACCACGCGGATGAGCAGAAGTGCTATTCTTGTGGAGAATTTGGGCACATTCAAAAAGACTGCACCAAAGTGAAATGCTATAG gtgtGGTGAAACCGGTCATGTAGCCATCAACTGCAGCAAGACAAGTGAAGTCAACTGTTACCGCTGTGGCGAGTCAGGGCACCTTGCACGGGAATGCACGATTGAGGCTACAgcttaa
- the CNBP gene encoding CCHC-type zinc finger nucleic acid binding protein isoform X3 yields MSSNECFKCGRSGHWARECPTGGGRGRGMRSRGRGFQFVSSSLPDICYRCGESGHLAKDCDLQEDEACYNCGRGGHIAKDCKEPKREREQCCYNCGKPGHLARDCDHADEQKCYSCGEFGHIQKDCTKVKCYRCGETGHVAINCSKTSEVNCYRCGESGHLARECTIEATA; encoded by the exons ATGAGCAGCAATGAGTGCTTCAAGTGTGGACGATCTGGCCACTGGGCCCGGGAATGCCCTACTGGCGGAGGCCGTGGTCGTGGAATGAGAAGCCGTGGCAGAG GTTTCCagtttgtttcctcatctcttccaGACATCTGTTATCGCTGTGGTGAGTCTGGTCATCTTGCCAAGGATTGTGATCTTCAGGAGGA TGAAGCCTGCTATAACTGCGGTAGAGGTGGCCACATTGCCAAGGACTGCAAGGAGCCGAAGAGAGAGCGAGAGCAATGCTGCTACAACTGTGGCAAACCAGGCCATCTGGCTCGTGACTGTGACCACGCGGATGAGCAGAAGTGCTATTCTTGTGGAGAATTTGGGCACATTCAAAAAGACTGCACCAAAGTGAAATGCTATAG gtgtGGTGAAACCGGTCATGTAGCCATCAACTGCAGCAAGACAAGTGAAGTCAACTGTTACCGCTGTGGCGAGTCAGGGCACCTTGCACGGGAATGCACGATTGAGGCTACAgcttaa
- the CNBP gene encoding CCHC-type zinc finger nucleic acid binding protein isoform X4: MSSNECFKCGRSGHWARECPTGGGRGRGMRSRGRGFQFVSSSLPDICYRCGESGHLAKDCDLQEDACYNCGRGGHIAKDCKEPKREREQCCYNCGKPGHLARDCDHADEQKCYSCGEFGHIQKDCTKVKCYRCGETGHVAINCSKTSEVNCYRCGESGHLARECTIEATA; the protein is encoded by the exons ATGAGCAGCAATGAGTGCTTCAAGTGTGGACGATCTGGCCACTGGGCCCGGGAATGCCCTACTGGCGGAGGCCGTGGTCGTGGAATGAGAAGCCGTGGCAGAG GTTTCCagtttgtttcctcatctcttccaGACATCTGTTATCGCTGTGGTGAGTCTGGTCATCTTGCCAAGGATTGTGATCTTCAGGAGGATG CCTGCTATAACTGCGGTAGAGGTGGCCACATTGCCAAGGACTGCAAGGAGCCGAAGAGAGAGCGAGAGCAATGCTGCTACAACTGTGGCAAACCAGGCCATCTGGCTCGTGACTGTGACCACGCGGATGAGCAGAAGTGCTATTCTTGTGGAGAATTTGGGCACATTCAAAAAGACTGCACCAAAGTGAAATGCTATAG gtgtGGTGAAACCGGTCATGTAGCCATCAACTGCAGCAAGACAAGTGAAGTCAACTGTTACCGCTGTGGCGAGTCAGGGCACCTTGCACGGGAATGCACGATTGAGGCTACAgcttaa
- the CNBP gene encoding CCHC-type zinc finger nucleic acid binding protein isoform X2, translating to MSSNECFKCGRSGHWARECPTGGGRGRGMRSRGRGGFTSDRGFQFVSSSLPDICYRCGESGHLAKDCDLQEDACYNCGRGGHIAKDCKEPKREREQCCYNCGKPGHLARDCDHADEQKCYSCGEFGHIQKDCTKVKCYRCGETGHVAINCSKTSEVNCYRCGESGHLARECTIEATA from the exons ATGAGCAGCAATGAGTGCTTCAAGTGTGGACGATCTGGCCACTGGGCCCGGGAATGCCCTACTGGCGGAGGCCGTGGTCGTGGAATGAGAAGCCGTGGCAGAGGTGGTTTTACCTCGGATAGAG GTTTCCagtttgtttcctcatctcttccaGACATCTGTTATCGCTGTGGTGAGTCTGGTCATCTTGCCAAGGATTGTGATCTTCAGGAGGATG CCTGCTATAACTGCGGTAGAGGTGGCCACATTGCCAAGGACTGCAAGGAGCCGAAGAGAGAGCGAGAGCAATGCTGCTACAACTGTGGCAAACCAGGCCATCTGGCTCGTGACTGTGACCACGCGGATGAGCAGAAGTGCTATTCTTGTGGAGAATTTGGGCACATTCAAAAAGACTGCACCAAAGTGAAATGCTATAG gtgtGGTGAAACCGGTCATGTAGCCATCAACTGCAGCAAGACAAGTGAAGTCAACTGTTACCGCTGTGGCGAGTCAGGGCACCTTGCACGGGAATGCACGATTGAGGCTACAgcttaa